GATTATTTGGACTTCCATGATACTTGAGGGAAAATTCTCCATTAATAAATATAGAACTCTCCTGATGAACTgatgtactccctctgtttttatttacatatcatATTAGCTTTGTTCAAAGTCAAATTTGTccaactttgaccaaatttatgaAAAAATATAACATTTACAATATAAAATTTATTCCATTGAATCCATCATGATATATATTttgataatgcatatatgtGATAGTATAGATGTTATATTTTTCTATCAATTTGGTTAAAATTGAACAAATCTTCCTTAGGACAAATCTAATGTGACCCTGAATCTGCGATGTACTGTATGAGGAAGCGATATCCAGACTAATTTAGTCCATAGGAACATGTGCTCGACTAAATATATATTGTAGACTTGCTTAATCATTTCATGTTTCTGTATAATTATTTGCTTACTACAATACTACTAATATTAAGCATGCATGAATGTGTTGGTTGGTATAAACCACCGTGGCCTCCTAGTGTAATCACAAGAGCTTAATCTGGTAATCTCCATGCCTGCTTCACTATATTTGTCCGTTAGCACACTGCGCGCTAAGAAGGAAGTGCTGGTTTCATGGAAAAAAAAAGTGTGAATGGTCATCCAAATAGCATCGATGCAACCTCTTCttattttcattcaaaaaatttgacTAGAGTGTGAGATAGTTACACTTGATATCTTCAATAGATAAATAGTACTTCCATATTCTCTTTTGCTAGTCCTATTTTCAAAATTGAATCACTTCCATATTCTCTTTTGCTAGTTCTATTTTCAAAACTGAATCATTCTCATTTGATAGTCCTATTTGTGTTAACATTTTGGGAATATATGGATGGTCCTTTGATTCCCGTGAAGAGCATCTTCtctattaaaaaaaaagattggtGTATTCGCATGATAACATCAAAAACGGCGGAGTCATAGTTGATGAGATGATAAACAAGCTAGATCATTCTTCTTGATCATTGTACCCAGATGAAATAGGACATACTATCAAAACAGAATTCTGTTGCCATGAACAAATATGGCCCCTGTTTGTTTCCATCAGCTTTTTTTTAGCCCCTGTCACATCAAAAGGGATCTTACCATTtaggagtatcaaataaaatttatttataaatccTTTTTGATAGATAAGTGCTAatttgtgagacgaatctaatgagcctaattaatccatgatttgctatagtgatgctacagtaaccagtcactaattatggattaatatacctcattagattcgtctcgcaatttagccccagggttctgcagttagttttataatcaaATATTATTTAATACTAATAAATATCAAGATTCTTTTTTGAAGTGACATAATCTAAAATTTAGCCTCCGgaaccaaataaatccatagtAAAATGAGAGGATGTAAACAGTTGGTAGAAGACACAAATTAATAAGTATGGTCGGTGGACTAACCGACGCGCTCTGACTGTACCACTGGAGGAACTACGTGGCATATTATTCTGCATTGTGAGataaatgattttttttagaatatgGAAAGTTCCGACCTTGATCATTCACATGCGAATGTGAGATAAATGAATGATTGTAAATATAATTAAGCAAACTAAGGTATAGTAAATCTACCGATAAATAGATCAAATAATGTTGGCATGATGGATGGAGACGCGAGACCGACCTGCGCTTGAGGCTCCTGCTCCTCTACCCTTCTGATGATCCTGATGAGGCGCTGGGTGGTGTCGATATGGCCGATGATGGGGAAGAGGTCGACATAGAACTGGATGCGCTGCCTGATGCACTGGAACTGCTCGGCCAATTTGTCGGCGCGGAAGAACCTGCGGAAGTAGCTTCTGGCCTCGCAGGCGGCAACGAGCAAGCAGGCTTCCCTGAGCACCGCCTCGAGCTTCTGGACCAGGTCGTCGACCGCCGGGTGCTGCTTCAACTGCACCTGCCGCAGGACGCCCTGGATCGCGTCCGCATCGGTGGCCAGCTCGCCGCACTCGCGCTTGTTCCGTCGGACCTTCTTCGCCCGCTCGGCGATCATGGCGATGAGGCTGAGCGCGtccacgccggcgagctgcgtCACGTTGGTGACGGGATCCACCTTGCTCCATGCCATTGCGCGCTGCTGGTCGCTGGAAGCCTAGAAGGCTAGAagtatttttcctttttgcttgtgcacttgggcaacaaatatcTATCGACTACACCCGTGTCCCGTGAGCTGCGCGCTCAAGATGCAGCAAGTGATCCCGGCCGGCCAGGCAATGGAGAGGAAATTTCTAAGTCCTTGTCCCTAATTTCTAAGTCATAATGCCACAAATCTCTTTTGGTTTTATTTGGGAAGATCGGAAGTCAAAAGTGGTTAGGAGATTCAGTCATGGAACTAAGTCATGACTTACACAATTGAATAAAAAATAGGGAGAAGTCCTTGTCCAAAGGGAGGTTGTTGCCGTAGTCAGGAGATTGTTGCCGTAAAATTCAGGGCCATGAATCTGGCGGAGCACAACACGCTAAGGTATGAGAGttccaggggcggagccaggaagttAATTTTTCCATTGTTAGGGGGGCCAACcatataaatttatataaaaatttaatcaaaatttaaatttctaatgTAGATTTGGGGACAGGGGGGCCAGGCCCTTGTCCGCCCCCCTGTCTTCGCCCCTAGAGAGTTCTGTTTATCTCTAGTGAAGATCGTATCTTTAATGTTCGTGGCGTGCCAGTTAATTTAGCCTGCAATTGATGAGTGAGAGaaatttaatcaataattaacaTGGACCTATCGGCTAGTGTTCCGAATAGTTCTATAAAAAATGATATCGGCCAAGCCGTCCCGCAGACGAGGTCATAGGCTATAAAGCCAATTCATGTGTGATAGCTTGAACGGAAAAATAAATCTGATTATAAAGAAACACATCTAGATCATTAAACTTAATTTAATATCATCATTAGTCAGATTGTACCTACCGAGACAGCGCTAACCAGCAGAGCGATAAATTAAACAAAACTTGCCGATGAATGTAATTATAAAAAGATTTATTCTTGGCTCATGACTATAGTCGGCTAAGACAGTCGATTGATAACTCAAGCTATAGCAGATCAAACTGAACCGGCAAGATTAACTTAACTGCACCATTCAAAGATCGGACCTAATCAAGATAGTTTGAGATAGTAAAATCAAGTTAAACGAATCACCTGATAATATTGACTATAACAAGGTACAAGATTGATCAATTCAGTGTAAACCAAAGGATCACTAAACCTACCAGCTatcatgtaacaccctaatttcaAATTAGGAACCCAAATGAATTTATTAGATTTACCTTAGGCCTGATaaggttttatttattttattttacctTTAGAGCATTTATCTTGAATTATAAATAATTCATTTAAccataaaaataaatataaggtcaCATAGATTTTGAGCATCCATGTTgcaatgcattgttttatttgtttgagtttaGTTAAATTCACAttcattttgaattcaaatgaatgtGATCTAAATTCAAatagctttttttttctctttttctgctTTTGCCCGGCCCAACTCCCTCTCCCCTTTCTTTTGTAGGGATGGGTGGCGGCCACTCGCCCTAGAAAATCATTGTAGGACCCATCTCCACAAATCAATTtctagaaaataaaagaaataaaaaaaaatgaatcgTTGCCTCACGTGCTGGTTTACATGCTGTTTTACAAGACGGCTGTGGAGCCTGATTGCAGGGTGGGTCCATTATTAGGGCCGTCTCCAGCGGTATGATAATTTGGGCCGGCGAtttggaggagagaggagggaacCAGGCGCTTGGGAAGGGTGCGCGTGAGAGCGAGCAGCATCGATGAGTGTGCGAGCTAGCACGAACAAAGCGCTAGCAGCCACTATGCAGCAACTGTTCATCAATTATAAAAATCAAATAGCCGGCCAAATAATCGACTGCTGGAGACGTCCTTACCACCGGTTGCTCCCAAGCCAGCGGGACATCACGCACTCGGTCAACAACGAGTGGTGGCACATGATGGGGGAGCTttcagggcgtgccacctgttAGAATTTTGGGCTAGGCCTATTGacaaattcaaaaatttttaATAAATCTTAAAGGCTCATATGTGTGTGCATGAGGAAGGTTGTGGTGCAACCTATAGTCCCACCTTACTTGTGAAAGGTGAGAATAGCTAACTTAAATAGTGAGACTATACTCACATCTCCAAACTATGTGTgtgaaagagaaagagagctcacatgcgcgctcgctcgcctcgccgggccagGCGTGGCATGGCGTGGCGAAATACACGAAATCCGGCTCCCCCTCCCCGCAGCGAGGCCGTGACTTCCATTTgctattttattttttggtgACTTGTGCTCAACTCGAGTTAGAGTTTTGCCTCCTTCTCGCTGGTGCGCCGCCTTCGTAGTCTGCACCATCCCGAGCACCGGCGTGCACCGACGatcgggagagcaggtctccagAACCTCCGTCCTCgagatcctgcaccgggagaaggcgaataaggtttttgggaagcgcccgGCGCGACTGCTTAGAGATCTTCATCACGGCTCGTCCTTCGTCCAAGTCAGGCACTGCAACAAACCGTCATCTGCGACACCGGCTGCTGCACTCTGTCAACAGGACTGTCTTCGTCCGGTCAACTCAATTCGTCTTCTCAAAAGCCAAGGCTCAGTATGTAAGCTGTCTTTTTCATCCAGTTCTTAATCATATTCTCAGAGTTAATGATCCTATTGTGCATTGCTACTAGTATGATATGCTAGATCTAATTATGttcatgatttatttatttcgaGATTTAATCATGCAATTGCTTAATTTTTCAACATCACCAAGGACACTTAAATCCCTTCTCATGCTGGTCAACTGGTAGAACTGGACGGAGAGAAATGTAAGAACTTTTAACCGACGAAAAACTTCGACAATAGTGCTCCTAAGCAAAATCAAGGAGGAGACGTGGGTGTGGGGAATTGCGGGAGTTTGACACCTGGCGAGCCTCATTGGACTCTAGTAGCGAGCCGCTGGCCACCTTTTATACAGTTTTTTTACCGCTGTTTTTTCACTTTTTTGTTTTCTTAAGGAGCCTTCCGTAGCCTCTCGTTTGTTTCTCCCTCTTTATTAATAGAAATGCGCACAGTTCGTGCTCGTTCGTTCAGAAAACAAACTCAAAAGTACACTCTGTGACGATATAATCGTCCTGCCTCTTCGTTCATTCTGCATGTAAAAATGGTGTTTCGGTCTGCAGTATTTCTTGGATTTTGATGCCAAAGAAGAACTCCCAAATATGACACAAGCAGAGACTCGCAGCCAGATTTAATTCTTCTTGTGATTTACTCACCCCTATCAATTTTCTGAATAATTGTATTCTCACATTTTTCATTCAACTTGTGCAGCTCAGTAAATACATCAAATGCATGAACATAGTCAGGTAAAGTAACTGAAAACATGTCAATACTATAGgagtttcttttcttcttctttttttggaaACCATATAATAGGAGTTAATAAGAAAAAAGCGAAGAACTAAGGCCTAGAATTGGCAGTCACTAGTTGCACTTTTCACTGCCAAACTCAACAGGATCTCATTGTTGCCAACTTGCCGTACCCACCACACCGGTTTGGAGTGCACAAATGTGACTTCGATATTCAGCATCTGATCTGAGGCCGCCATGCTTTAAACTGACACCCCGAGTTCCGGCACCTTTCAGTAAAACCCCCCATATATACTACCTGACCGGCCAGCACAGCATACATAGCAAGCCAACCGAGACCATATTCAGATCTAAAAACAAAAAACATAAAAAGCTGTAACCAGCAAACTGTGGGATTCCATATAACCATCTCGATTT
This portion of the Panicum virgatum strain AP13 chromosome 2N, P.virgatum_v5, whole genome shotgun sequence genome encodes:
- the LOC120662278 gene encoding cell number regulator 13-like, with amino-acid sequence MAWSKVDPVTNVTQLAGVDALSLIAMIAERAKKVRRNKRECGELATDADAIQGVLRQVQLKQHPAVDDLVQKLEAVLREACLLVAACEARSYFRRFFRADKLAEQFQCIRQRIQFYVDLFPIIGHIDTTQRLIRIIRRVEEQEPQAQVGLASPSIMPTLFDLFIGRFTIP